From Vigna unguiculata cultivar IT97K-499-35 chromosome 5, ASM411807v1, whole genome shotgun sequence, the proteins below share one genomic window:
- the LOC114185924 gene encoding putative F-box/FBD/LRR-repeat protein At5g22670: MAEPSAKILRQTLEETLNGEADNIDRLSALPESVLLSILSRLELKEAAATSVLSTAWRDLFLQLRHIQLTFNGNGHPRLFHLFTLFVNRMLRERNPKVPIRVIRLTVRNFTEMMKPDYKSLMMSTGAAMSACNVKTIDYTIGNCSVTTEASSIPLPPAMFISETLSGLRLLLPEGWNLPEKVWLPKLRYVHFIPFRLVDENCVQRFLDGCPRLENMMLVIKDEIKVKTLCMSSSIMKFVILGWDLIDESETSITVKSESLLRLTLSLKGAHKVNLDAPNLKFFSIKGQAVELNMIQSVPSIEEAVIAADCMFQFSDWTVFYSRCDKVCTFFGELQNLTLLHISEPIMKALYISRPVMPTFRNMYKIKLVPDYSNEEFTRYWVANVLFNLFQRCPNLKVLSFEKVFDNYFGDVDLESVFPISMVQNLKELEIFDFKGREIEYKLVEFFMNNGSSLVIVSLRKDVLTPKTYTWTRRQQKRILSFLTCSEECKVLFR, encoded by the exons ATGGCGGAACCTTCAGCAAAAATCCTTAGACAAACCCTAGAAGAAACCCTAAATGGAGAAGCTGATAACATTGATAGACTCAGTGCACTTCCCGAATCTGTTCTTCTCTCCATTCTCTCACGCTTGGAACTCAAAGAAGCTGCAGCCACCTCAGTTTTATCCACAGCCTGGAGAGACCTTTTCTTACAACTTCGCCATATTCAGTTAACTTTCAATGGAAATGGCCATCCTAGACTCTTTCACCTCTTCACACTCTTTGTTAATAGAATGCTTCGAGAGAGAAACCCAAAAGTACCCATCAGAGTTATCAGGCTAACTGTGAGGAATTTCACTGAAATGATGAAACCAGATTATAAATCATTGATGATGTCCACAGGTGCTGCAATGTCCGCTTGCAACGTGAAAACCATTGATTACACTATTGGTAACTGTAGTGTAACTACTGAGGCATCTTCAATTCCTCTTCCACCTGCAATGTTTATATCAGAGACTCTAAGTGGTTTGCGTCTACTTCTTCCTGAGGGGTGGAATCTACCAGAAAAAGTTTGGTTGCCGAAGCTAAGGTATGTTCACTTCATTCCTTTTAGATTGGTGGATGAGAATTGTGTTCAGAGGTTTCTCGATGGGTGCCCTaggctagaaaatatgatgctTGTGATTAAGGATGAGATCAAGGTCAAAActctttgcatgtcaagttCCATCATGAAATTTGTGATTCTTGGTTGGGATCTGATAGATGAATCAGAGACTAGTATTACTGTGAAGTCTGAAAGCCTTCTTAGGTTGACATTATCTCTCAAGGGAGCTCACAAAGTGAATTTGGATGCACCAAATCTGAAGTTCTTCTCCATTAAGGGTCAAGCGGTTGAATTGAACATGATTCAAAGTGTTCCTTCAATTGAAGAGGCAGTCATAGCTGCTGATTGTATGTTTCAGTTCTCAGATTGGACTGTCTTTTATTCACGTTGTGACAAAGTTTGTACCTTTTTTGGAGAGTTGCAAAACCTGACACTACTCCACATATCAGAACCCATCATGAag GCTCTATATATTTCTAGACCGGTGATGCCCACTTTCAGAAACATGTATAAGATAAAGCTTGTCCCTGATTATTCTAATGAAGAATTTACCCGTTACTGGGTTGCAAATGTGTTATTCAACTTGTTTCAAAGATGTCCAAACCTTAAAGTGCTTTCCTTTGAGAAG GTGTTCGACAACTACTTTGGTGATGTTGATCTTGAATCTGTGTTCCCTATTAGCATGGTTCAAAATCTGAAGGAATTAGAAATTTTTGACTTCAAAGGTCGAGAAATAGAATACAAGCTGGTAGAATTTTTCATGAACAACGGATCATCTTTAGTGATTGTTTCTCTGAGAAAAGATGTTTTGACGCCAAAGACTTATACTTGGACGCGAAGACAGCAAAAGAGAATTCtctcctttttgacatgctcaGAAGAATGTAAGGTTTTATTCAGATAG
- the LOC114184300 gene encoding F-box/LRR-repeat protein At4g14103-like → MAEPSANILKQTLEETLDGESDNIDRLSALPESVLLSILSCLELKEAAATSVLSTTWRDIFLQLPNICLNFNINRNPPEQARLFHIFTLFAGRVFRERNPEAPVWFLKVSVSNFTQMMEEDYRSLLMSAAAAVSTQKVYQFDLRLTCSLLIESLNIVLPPAMFTSETLTILRLTLYADWDVPKNVWLPNLKYAHFIPYRLMHENSTQRFLDGCPRLQGLILMIGYITDSYETNVKTLRISSSSLKNLRLGWDQMDESEIMNIIVKSESLERLTLSLTGGHRVNVDTPNLNFFSITGYVLELNMIQSLPLIDEVVLDVQYIIQSSTYPQTQDASTFLRALENVRLLDISEQSMKALYESTSVVPIFRNMYKISLNYCNLFPHSRIQQVLFNLFENCPNLQVLFFEKVKVFHHYYYFHHVDFESVFPISMVQNLKRLEIFDFKGREMEYKLVEFFMNNGPCLETVFLRKDHLRGIWKPEQEQRIVSMMCSEECNIILSQNLESKIISIKKLDSP, encoded by the exons ATGGCGGAACCTTCAGCAAATATCCTTAAACAAACCCTAGAAGAAACCCTAGATGGAGAATCTGATAACATTGATAGACTCAGTGCACTTCCCGAATCTGTTCTTCTCTCCATTCTTTCATGCTTGGAACTCAAAGAAGCTGCAGCCACCTCAGTTTTATCCACAACCTGGAGAGACATCTTCTTACAACTTCCCAACATTtgtttaaatttcaatatcaatcGAAATCCTCCTGAGCAGGCTCGACTGTTTCACATCTTCACACTCTTTGCTGGTAGAGTGTTTCGAGAGAGAAACCCAGAAGCACCCGTTTGGTTTCTCAAGGTATCTGTGAGTAATTTCACTCAAATGATGGAAGAAGATTATAGATCATTGTTGATGTCCGCAGCTGCTGCAGTGTCCACTCAAAAGGTGTACCAATTCGATCTTCGTCTTACCTGTAGTTTATTAATTGAGTCATTGAACATTGTTCTTCCACCTGCAATGTTTACATCAGAGACTCTAACTATTTTGCGTCTAACCCTTTATGCGGATTGGGATGTTCCAAAAAATGTTTGGTTGCCCAATTTAAAGTATGCTCACTTCATTCCATATAGATTGATGCATGAGAATTCTACTCAGAGGTTTCTCGACGGGTGTCCTAGGCTGCAAGGTCTGATACTTATGATAGGGTACATAACGGATTCGTATGAGACTAATGTCAAAACTCTTCGCATATCAAGTTCCTCCTTAAAAAATTTGAGGCTTGGTTGGGATCAGATGGATGAATCAGAGATAATGAATATCATTGTGAAGTCTGAAAGCCTTGAGAGGTTGACATTATCTCTTACGGGAGGTCACAGAGTGAATGTGGATACACCAAATCTGAATTTCTTCTCCATTACTGGTTATGTACTTGAATTGAACATGATTCAAAGTCTTCCCTTAATTGATGAGGTTGTTTTGGATGTTCAATATATTATTCAGTCCTCAACATACCCTCAAACTCAAGACGCTTCTacctttttgagagctttggaAAACGTTAGATTACTCGACATATCAGAACAAAGCATGAAg GCTCTGTATGAATCTACATCGGTGGTACCCATTTTCAGAAACATGTATAAGATAAGTCTTAATTATTGTAACCTTTTCCCGCATAGCAGGATTCAACAAGTGTTATTCAACTTGTTTGAAAATTGTCCTAACCTTCAAGTGCTTTTCTTTGAGAAGGTTAAG GTTTTTCACCACTACTACTACTTTCATCATGTGGATTTTGAATCTGTTTTCCCTATAAGCATGGTTCAAAATCTGAAGAGGTTAGAAATATTTGATTTCAAAGGTCGAGAAATGGAATACAAGCTGGTGGAATTTTTCATGAACAATGGACCATGTCTAGAGACTGTTTTTCTGAGAAAAGATCATTTGAGAGGAATTTGGAAACCAGAACAAGAACAGAGAATTGTCTCCATGATGTGCTCAGAAGAGTGTAACATTATATTGAGTCAGAACTTGGAGTCCAAGATTATATCCATCAAGAAGTTGGATTCTCCATGA
- the LOC114185925 gene encoding F-box/FBD/LRR-repeat protein At1g16930-like isoform X1: MAEPSAKILRRTLDEALDGEADNIDRLSALPESVLLHILSGLELKEAAATSVLSTTWRDLFLQRPNIELAFDIYGNPSDRSRLFHIFTLFANRVLRQRNPEAPITSLKVSVKDFTKRMEEDYRSLLMSAAAAVYTYKVQQFDVDLGTYNLSTETSSIVLPPAMFTSETLTRLLLTLSVGWDVPENVWLPNLRYAHFIPYRLMHEDSIQRFLDGCPSLETLMFLMRVTTEDETEVKTLCISSSSLKLLMVDWDMIDETEMNITVKSESLERLTLYLKGGHNVNVDAPNLNFFSISGQVLDLNIIQGLPSINEAVLDVAYTFQVSDLNEFFTRSEKVCTFFRELQNLTLLSISEPIMEALYDSTMAMPTFRNMYKIKLIPDYSDDFPRERMQHVLFNLLESCPKLQVLSFERIMVFSSYFIDDIDFESVFPFRMLQNLKELEILDFRDREMEYKLIEFFINNGRSLEIVSLKKHFVETVALRKDIPKAIMKTWTPRQKKRLLSFLSCSEDCKIIFREKSGAIQSP, encoded by the exons ATGGCAGAACCTTCAGCAAAGATCCTTAGACGAACCCTAGATGAAGCCCTAGATGGAGAAGCTGATAACATTGATAGACTCAGTGCACTTCCTGAATCTGTTCTTCTGCACATTCTTTCAGGCTTGGAACTCAAAGAAGCTGCAGCCACCTCAGTTTTATCCACAACCTGGAGAGACCTTTTCTTACAACGTCCCAATATTGAGTTAGCTTTCGATATCTATGGCAATCCTTCTGACCGTTCTAGACTGTTTCACATCTTCACACTCTTTGCTAATAGAGTGCTTCGACAGAGAAACCCAGAAGCACCCATTACATCTCTCAAGGTATCTGTGAAGGATTTCACTAAAAGGATGGAAGAGGATTATAGATCATTGTTGATGTCCGCAGCTGCTGCAGTGTACACTTACAAGGTGCAGCAATTTGATGTTGATCTTGGTACCTATAATTTAAGTACCGAGACATCTTCAATTGTTCTTCCACCTGCAATGTTTACATCAGAGACTCTAACCAGGTTGCTTCTTACCCTTTCTGTGGGGTGGGATGTTCCAGAAAATGTTTGGTTGCCCAATCTACGGTATGCTCACTTCATTCCATATAGATTGATGCATGAGGATTCTATTCAGAGGTTTCTCGACGGGTGCCCTAGCCTAGAAACTCTCATGTTTTTGATGAGGGTCACAACAGAGGATGAGACTGAAGTCAAAACTCTTTGTATATCAAGTTCATCTTTAAAACTCTTGATGGTTGATTGGGATATGATAGATGAAACTGAGATGAATATTACTGTGAAGTCTGAAAGTCTTGAGAGGTTGACATTATATCTTAAGGGAGGTCACAATGTGAATGTGGATGCACCAAATCTGAACTTCTTCTCCATTAGCGGTCAGGTGCTTGATTTGAACATCATTCAAGGTCTTCCTTCAATTAATGAGGCAGTTCTAGATGTTGCATATACGTTTCAGGTGTCAGATTTGAATGAATTCTTTACACGTTCCGAAAAAGTTTGTACCTTTTTTAGAGAGTTGCAAAACCTGACATTACTCAGCATATCAGAACCCATCAtggag GCTCTCTATGATTCTACAATGGCGATGCCCACTTTCAGAAACATGTATAAGATAAAGCTTATCCCTGATTATTCTGATGATTTCCCCCGTGAACGGATGCAACATGTGTTATTCAACTTGCTTGAAAGTTGTCCTAAACTTCAAGTGCTTTCCTTTGAGAGGATAATG GTATTCAGCAGCTACTTCATTGATGATATCGATTTTGAATCTGTTTTCCCTTTTAGAATGCTTCAAAATCTGAAGGAGTTAGAAATTCTTGATTTCAGAGATCGAGAAATGGAATACAAGCTGATTGAATTTTTCATAAACAACGGACGCTCTTTAGAGATTGTTTCTCTGAAAAAACATTTTGTAGAGACTGTTGCTCTGAGAAAAGATATTCCGAAGGCAATTATGAAAACTTGGACGCCAAGACAAAAAAAGAGACTTCTCTCCTTCCTGTCGTGCTCAGAAGACTGTAAGATTATATTCAGAGAGAAGTCGGGTGCTATACAATCCCCATGA
- the LOC114185925 gene encoding F-box/LRR-repeat protein At4g14096-like isoform X2, with protein sequence MAEPSAKILRRTLDEALDGEADNIDRLSALPESVLLHILSGLELKEAAATSVLSTTWRDLFLQRPNIELAFDIYGNPSDRSRLFHIFTLFANRVLRQRNPEAPITSLKVSVKDFTKRMEEDYRSLLMSAAAAVYTYKVQQFDVDLGTYNLSTETSSIVLPPAMFTSETLTRLLLTLSVGWDVPENVWLPNLRYAHFIPYRLMHEDSIQRFLDGCPSLETLMFLMRVTTEDETEVKTLCISSSSLKLLMVDWDMIDETEMNITVKSESLERLTLYLKGGHNVNVDAPNLNFFSISGQVLDLNIIQGLPSINEAVLDVAYTFQVSDLNEFFTRSEKVCTFFRELQNLTLLSISEPIMEALYDSTMAMPTFRNMYKIKLIPDYSDDFPRERMQHVLFNLLESCPKLQVLSFERIMRSRNGIQAD encoded by the exons ATGGCAGAACCTTCAGCAAAGATCCTTAGACGAACCCTAGATGAAGCCCTAGATGGAGAAGCTGATAACATTGATAGACTCAGTGCACTTCCTGAATCTGTTCTTCTGCACATTCTTTCAGGCTTGGAACTCAAAGAAGCTGCAGCCACCTCAGTTTTATCCACAACCTGGAGAGACCTTTTCTTACAACGTCCCAATATTGAGTTAGCTTTCGATATCTATGGCAATCCTTCTGACCGTTCTAGACTGTTTCACATCTTCACACTCTTTGCTAATAGAGTGCTTCGACAGAGAAACCCAGAAGCACCCATTACATCTCTCAAGGTATCTGTGAAGGATTTCACTAAAAGGATGGAAGAGGATTATAGATCATTGTTGATGTCCGCAGCTGCTGCAGTGTACACTTACAAGGTGCAGCAATTTGATGTTGATCTTGGTACCTATAATTTAAGTACCGAGACATCTTCAATTGTTCTTCCACCTGCAATGTTTACATCAGAGACTCTAACCAGGTTGCTTCTTACCCTTTCTGTGGGGTGGGATGTTCCAGAAAATGTTTGGTTGCCCAATCTACGGTATGCTCACTTCATTCCATATAGATTGATGCATGAGGATTCTATTCAGAGGTTTCTCGACGGGTGCCCTAGCCTAGAAACTCTCATGTTTTTGATGAGGGTCACAACAGAGGATGAGACTGAAGTCAAAACTCTTTGTATATCAAGTTCATCTTTAAAACTCTTGATGGTTGATTGGGATATGATAGATGAAACTGAGATGAATATTACTGTGAAGTCTGAAAGTCTTGAGAGGTTGACATTATATCTTAAGGGAGGTCACAATGTGAATGTGGATGCACCAAATCTGAACTTCTTCTCCATTAGCGGTCAGGTGCTTGATTTGAACATCATTCAAGGTCTTCCTTCAATTAATGAGGCAGTTCTAGATGTTGCATATACGTTTCAGGTGTCAGATTTGAATGAATTCTTTACACGTTCCGAAAAAGTTTGTACCTTTTTTAGAGAGTTGCAAAACCTGACATTACTCAGCATATCAGAACCCATCAtggag GCTCTCTATGATTCTACAATGGCGATGCCCACTTTCAGAAACATGTATAAGATAAAGCTTATCCCTGATTATTCTGATGATTTCCCCCGTGAACGGATGCAACATGTGTTATTCAACTTGCTTGAAAGTTGTCCTAAACTTCAAGTGCTTTCCTTTGAGAGGATAATG AGATCGAGAAATGGAATACAAGCTGATTGA